In the genome of Prosthecobacter algae, one region contains:
- a CDS encoding YdcF family protein — translation MRKRLFRIGTGIGLLLLLLGVLLGATIISHPQTVTTGRYDCAIVLGAAVDGTTPSPVFQSRIDHAVTLFKTGIVSHLLFTGGSSDGDEIPESEAGKHSAMSQGIPASVIFTEDRSKTTMQNLAEAQKVMTLQRFKTAVIISDPYHLYRASRMAAEMQITAITSATPTTRYVTLKTQIPFLLREIYFTIHYSLFGQ, via the coding sequence ATGCGAAAACGTCTTTTCAGAATCGGTACGGGCATCGGCTTGCTCCTGCTGCTGCTCGGAGTGCTGCTTGGGGCGACGATCATCAGCCACCCTCAAACAGTCACGACTGGGCGTTATGATTGCGCCATTGTTCTGGGTGCAGCCGTGGATGGCACCACCCCTTCCCCGGTGTTTCAATCTCGCATTGACCATGCCGTGACGTTGTTCAAGACAGGCATCGTTTCCCACCTGCTTTTCACCGGCGGCAGCAGCGACGGAGATGAGATCCCTGAATCTGAAGCCGGCAAGCATTCCGCCATGTCGCAAGGGATTCCTGCCTCTGTAATTTTCACAGAAGACCGTTCGAAAACCACCATGCAAAATCTGGCTGAAGCCCAGAAGGTGATGACCCTGCAACGATTCAAGACAGCAGTGATCATCTCCGACCCTTATCACTTGTATAGGGCATCACGAATGGCGGCAGAGATGCAGATCACGGCCATCACATCCGCCACTCCCACCACACGTTACGTCACCCTCAAGACCCAGATCCCGTTCCTTCTCCGGGAGATCTACTTCACGATTCACTATTCCTTGTTTGGGCAGTAA
- a CDS encoding PEP-CTERM sorting domain-containing protein: MIFPCWLLFLKRYSWLLLCVAFFVAKSAQASTLLFSHVGAVNPTTEGWTFSGTVQTGAITDDQGSGVDAWKVYEQGGSNAGTYNKTLTTGQLSEALQIGWTLDATIRFVPPDPLVATSLGNNAWCTLLIDEGVTGKRDLYGLYFGNDLSGNTLVRLYATGATYTLDPGYHDYRISWDPATQLASFFIDGVLRASDYAGSTIDNTGTSRVYWGDNTTTAITPGRGAHYAYVGLSTGVAAVPEPSRMGLMVLAATAGLFRRRR, translated from the coding sequence ATGATCTTTCCTTGCTGGTTGTTATTCCTTAAACGCTACAGTTGGCTACTCCTGTGTGTGGCGTTTTTCGTGGCCAAGTCTGCCCAGGCTTCCACTCTTTTGTTTTCCCATGTAGGAGCAGTGAACCCGACCACGGAAGGTTGGACTTTTTCAGGTACCGTTCAGACCGGGGCGATCACAGATGATCAGGGATCCGGCGTGGATGCGTGGAAGGTCTATGAGCAGGGCGGCAGCAATGCAGGGACGTACAATAAGACATTGACGACGGGGCAGCTTTCAGAGGCTTTGCAAATCGGCTGGACGCTGGATGCTACCATTCGTTTTGTTCCTCCAGATCCGCTGGTGGCCACATCTCTGGGCAACAATGCCTGGTGCACCCTGCTGATTGATGAAGGTGTGACGGGGAAGCGCGATCTTTATGGGCTCTATTTCGGCAATGACCTCAGTGGTAATACCCTGGTGCGCCTTTACGCCACAGGGGCCACTTACACGCTGGATCCAGGTTACCATGACTATCGCATCAGTTGGGATCCCGCGACTCAATTGGCTTCATTTTTCATTGATGGGGTGCTGCGGGCCTCGGACTACGCGGGCAGTACGATCGATAACACAGGCACCAGCCGGGTTTATTGGGGGGACAATACCACCACGGCTATCACCCCGGGGCGTGGGGCTCACTATGCTTATGTGGGGCTAAGTACGGGTGTCGCAGCGGTGCCGGAGCCTAGCCGGATGGGTCTGATGGTGCTAGCGGCTACAGCAGGGCTTTTCAGGCGGCGCAGATGA
- a CDS encoding glycerophosphodiester phosphodiesterase family protein codes for MRVLSIFLLSLLSVNLSATEIVAHRGFSGRAPENTVAAFNLAWEHDSDACELDLYLTKDGEIAILHDADTKRTTGVAKIVKDSTLAELQALDAGSWKAKGYKGEKIPTLVDSLKTMPVGKKRFFLEIKCGPEVVPVLAKQLKTWRLRGAQLCIIAFDRQVAQESKKALPWMKVYRLSSEKTKDKKPVDLTQLIADTKADGLDGLDLGLKWAWNEALVKQVKDAGLELYVWTVNKPSDVKRLAALGVDGITTDDPVMVRAALKK; via the coding sequence ATGCGTGTTTTATCCATCTTTCTGCTGTCACTTCTTTCGGTGAACCTGTCTGCGACCGAGATCGTGGCCCATCGCGGATTTTCCGGGCGCGCTCCCGAAAATACGGTGGCGGCTTTCAATCTGGCCTGGGAGCATGACAGCGATGCCTGTGAGCTGGACCTCTACCTAACCAAAGATGGTGAGATCGCCATCCTGCATGATGCGGATACCAAGCGTACCACGGGTGTGGCCAAAATTGTCAAGGACAGCACCTTGGCCGAATTGCAGGCTCTGGATGCAGGTTCCTGGAAAGCTAAAGGTTACAAGGGCGAAAAGATCCCCACCCTCGTCGATAGCTTGAAGACGATGCCAGTCGGTAAAAAGCGCTTTTTCCTAGAGATCAAATGCGGCCCGGAGGTGGTGCCGGTGCTGGCAAAGCAGCTCAAGACCTGGCGTCTGCGTGGAGCGCAGCTTTGCATCATCGCCTTTGACCGCCAAGTGGCGCAGGAATCGAAGAAGGCCCTGCCTTGGATGAAGGTCTATCGCCTGTCCTCAGAAAAGACCAAGGACAAGAAGCCGGTGGATCTGACCCAGCTCATTGCCGATACCAAAGCTGATGGCCTGGACGGCCTGGATCTGGGCTTAAAATGGGCGTGGAATGAGGCGTTGGTAAAACAGGTGAAAGACGCGGGCCTGGAACTGTATGTGTGGACGGTCAATAAACCTTCAGATGTGAAACGCTTGGCCGCCCTGGGCGTGGATGGCATCACCACGGATGATCCGGTGATGGTTCGTGCCGCTCTGAAGAAGTAA